A region of Rhodoligotrophos appendicifer DNA encodes the following proteins:
- a CDS encoding FAD:protein FMN transferase, which translates to MPSPNPARACLCAARLRSRRRVQGIRSPVDAVDAQTSTWKPDSDQMRLNGAPVGDWVPVPSLLMEVLRLAQAVGRA; encoded by the coding sequence ATGCCCAGCCCGAATCCTGCCAGAGCTTGTCTATGCGCCGCCCGGCTTCGAAGCCGACGTCGCGTGCAAGGCATTCGGTCGCCGGTCGACGCAGTCGACGCGCAGACGTCGACATGGAAACCTGACAGTGACCAGATGAGGCTCAACGGTGCGCCGGTCGGAGACTGGGTGCCGGTTCCATCCTTGCTGATGGAGGTCTTGCGGCTTGCACAGGCGGTTGGCAGGGCGTAA